The genome window attaatatatttttttatataattttcaaatgtttcaaaaaataatttctcaaatattttattctcccattttacatttattattttattatttttatctcTTATCATCCATATAgaattaattttattcatCTCCATACTTCTATATGCTGTTCCTGTATTTTCActtattctttttatagTACCTGAGGGTTTTTTGAATG of Plasmodium gaboni strain SY75 chromosome Unknown, whole genome shotgun sequence contains these proteins:
- a CDS encoding putative phosphatidylinositol 3- and 4-kinase produces the protein EEEEEEEENDDYEVAFKKPSGTIKRISENTGTAYRSMEMNKINSIWMIRDKNNKIINVKWENKIFEKLFFETFENYIKKYINDYHPDWRNYPYNGSKISTTKHSYLNNIK